The DNA sequence AATTTTATCCGAAAAGATTCGTTGACCAAACGAGCTTTGATGAAGATGGCTATCCAATATATAGACGTCGTAATATGGGTGTCACAGTGAAGATCAACGATGTCGATATCGACAACAGATTTGTTGTGCCCTATAATCCACTGTTGTTAATGAAATATCAGGCTCACATAAATCTCGAGTTCTGTAACAAGTCAAACGTGATTAAGTATCTATTTAAGTATGTTAACAAGGGTCCGGATCGGGTGACCGCAACTGTTGGAGAAAGATATGATGTTGGTGAATCTTCTCAGGTGGTTGATGAGATCAAACAGTATTACGATTGTCGTTATTTGTCACCGTCTGAATCCATGTGGAGAATTTTTGCTTACGATATTTATCAAAGATGGCCGTCGGTACAGAGGTTGACTTTTCACTTGCCTAACCAGCAACATGTTGTATTCGATGATGCTGATATCACTACTCATGTTTATTTGCGCAACAAAGATTTGCTGACGATGTTTACGGGTTGGATGATGGCCAACAGGCGGTTCTCGGAAGGGCGGTCTCTAACATATATTGAATATCCAGGCAAATTTGTCTATTGTTTGAGGAGCAGGGAGTGGAAGCCAAGACAGAGGGGATTCTCAATTGGAAGATTGAGTTTTGCTCATCCCTCATCTGGTGAACTTTTCTACATGCGGATGCTTTTGAATGTTCAAAGAGGTTGTACCAGCTTTCGAAGAATAAGAACCGTGAATGGTGTTACTTATGATACATTTCAAGAGGCATGTTCCGCCATGGGATTCTTGATAGATGATAAGGAGTATGTTTCTGCTATTAAGGAAGTCGCCGAGTTAGCGTCAGCTGCACAGCTAAGGAGGCTTTTTGTGATGTTGCTGTTATCTGGTTCCATGGGAAGACCTTTGTTAGTTTGGGAGCAAACTTGGACTTATTTGTCTGATGATATTCTTTACCGCAGAAGACACGAGCTGCAATATCCTGGTAAGATTTTTGTTCGTCGTGAATTTATTACAAGATAGGTAGGCACACACGCATGCACACAGTAGAGAAGTTATATTATGGtgctaatatttattaattattgttaaacgTAGATCTAACTATGAGTCAGGACGAGTTACAAACATTTTGTTTGTTGGAGATTGAGAGACTATTGCAGAGTAATGGAAAATCATTGAGAAATTATGCTGGCATGCCGGTTCCTAATAACTCTTTAGTCTCTCAATTTAGCAATTTGATGCTGTTGCGTGAGTTGTAGTATGATACTGTTTCTTTGTCTCGTGAGCACGATGCAAATATCTTAAAGTTAAATGAAGAATAGAGGGTGGTCTACGATAAAATTATTGACTGTGTTTCGAATAAGAGGGATGGATTCTTTTTTGTGTACAGGTTTGGTGGCACTGGAAAAACTTTTTTATACAGAGTTTTGTCAGCTAGATTGCGATCTGAGAAAAAGATTGTTATAAATGTTGCTTCTAGTGGTATTGCTTCTTTGTTGTTACCTGGTGGTAAGACGGCGCATTCTATGTTCAATATTCCTGTTGACCTGACTGAAGACACTGTTTGCCAGATTAAGAAGGACAGTCCAAAAGCTGAGGTATTTCGATTGGCCGATTTTATTTTTTGGGATGAGGCACCAATGACTAACAAATTAGCATTTGAAGCGCTTGATAGGACGTTGCGTGATATAATGGTTTCAAACTCTGATAGGAATAAAGATTTACCTTTTGGTGGGAAGGTGGTCGTTCTGGGTGGTGATTTCAGGCAGGTCTTGCCAGTTATTCCAAAAGGTTCGCGTGCTGAGATTGTCATGGCTTCCATAAATTCTTCTATCATTTGGAAATATTGCGAAGTTTTGCAATTGACAAAAAATATGAGGTTAGCAATCGGATCGGAACAATCAACTGCTCAGGAGTTAAGGTCGTTTTCAGATTGGATACTTCAAATTGGTGAAGGTCGATGTGGAACAGTGGTCAACGATAAACTTTTTGTTGATATTCCTTCTAATCTAATCATTCCTGTCTTGGAAAATCCAGTGGAAGATATTGTAAATACAATCTATCCGAATTTGGTTTAGAATTTTTGTGATCCAAGTTTTTTCCAAGATAGGGCAATACTCGCTCCGACTGTCGACAATGTTGAAGAGATAAACAATTATATAGTTGACTTGTTGCCCGGTGAGGAGAAAAATTATCTCAGTGCTGATTCGATATGTGGTAGTGATGCCTATtctgatgttgatgttgattggATAACTGTTGAATTCTTGAATCAGATTAGGTGTTCTGGTCTACCTAATCATTTGTTGAAGTTGAAAATAGGCGTGCCTATTATTTTGTTGAGGAATATTGATCCAGCTGGGGGTTTGTGTAATGGGACTCGACTTGTTATGCGAGATCTAGGGACAAATGTGATCGGTGCCGATATTGTTTCTGGTAGCAATGTTGGGGATAAAGTTTTTATCACTAGAATGAATATGATTCCTAGTGATACGGTTATACCCTTTAAATTCCAACGTCGTCAATTTCCGGTTTCTTTGTTGTTTGCAATGACAATCAACAAAAGCCAGGGTCAGACATTATCAACAGTCGGATTGTTCTTGCGTTGTCCTGTGTTTTCTCACGGTCAGCTTTATGTAGCTCTTTCCCGAGTTAGGAATAGAAATGGTCTTAAGATTTTACTTTGTGATGAAGGATTAGTTGATGCTGCCAGGACTGAAAACGTTGTATTTAAGAAAGTGTTTGATAAGATATAatgtatttttttgttatatgttTCAGTCTTATCTGTGtaatttatagttttaatttcgTGTATATCTTCTTTATAGAGGGACATCTTCTTTGGGGTATGTTTAAAATTGTCTCAAGCATTTCGTGTGCACTAGATGCATCATTCTTTATGACCCATTCATTTCTATTAAGTGAAAATTAAAGGATGTTGTGAAAGAAGAGTATTCATACGttttataaatatagaatatattagtatatatatatacattaacacCATTTTAAtgcataatattttaaaaatgggAAGTATAATCTTTTACTTTAAAATGAATATAAAACATATCAATACATGTAATGTAACCACTGAAAATTCAGATTTTGTTTACAATTTTACATGTTATATAACCACTGACTACTGAGACTGGGTGTGAATGTGATTGAAACTTTGAAAATTGAAACACACAAATCTATTAATGACGATGATGATGTAAGACGGTATAGGGGGAGAAAATGAAGTATACGTTaccaataaatatataaataaataaattgcatAATATATActgtatttaaaagaaaaaaagaaagaatactcCGAATCAATAAATTTCACCTGACTAATCATCAGTATCGAAATAAATGGGTTAAACTTGTTGGGTTAGTTTGTTGATATaactagataaaaaaaatataataataaaatatgggcattttattaataaaaaataattatttatattttgttagaaAGAAAAGTCAGGTGATATCAatacaaatttgattttaatctctaaaaaaaattttgattttaatctaaattatatgttttgttagaaaaagaatttcttagtgCCTTCTgtgttctatttttttattattattttggttctAATATTTAGGTTAGATTCTAATTTGatgtttcatattttaaatattttatttaagtgCTGAataattttgcatgagtttaatatTTGTTCACTTTTAAAGTTAAAACAAATTCTTTGTATAAGGAAATATTTTGTATTAGACTATTGGGATTTAAAGTACTTAATTATGCACCAAAATGTTATGTATTTGTTAGAGTCTATCAAggttctttttttatattaacttttgaTTTCTATATAATGTAATCAAATGGTCTATATAAATATGGGATACTGTATAAGTAAATAATTGGTCTGCTCATTTAAAAGATACTCTCTTCTTTAGTGGATAACTTTGATGATTCAtatcttcatattttattttgattttttttttagtttaaaaagccattttttaaaatacagttattttttttatatgaaaaagttatTTCATtacatgtttttgaaaatattcaattttattaaaaaacttacttatttactttttttattttgatattgttttttcggaagaaaaagataagcAAAGTATATTCTTAATATATTAATAAGAATAAGATATGagcattttattaataaaaacaattatttatcttttcttataaggaaaagttaaatcatatcaatgcaaaatttgattttaaattgtcaataaaatttgattttaatgtaGATTATATCTTTTGTTACAATAAAAATTTCTTGGTGCcttctgtcttctattttttattattattttggttctAATATTTAGGTCAAAttgtaatttgatgtttgatattttaaatattttattttagtgtagAATAATTTTGCCCGAGTTTAATATTATTTCACTCttaaattttatacaaattatttGTATTAGGAAATATTTTGTATTAGGCTATTGAAATTTAAAGTAGTAAGTGTTGCACTAAAATGTTATACATTTATTAGAGTTTATCaatattcttcttttatattaaactttgatttctttataatataataaaatggtCTATATAAATATGAGATATTCTATTAGCAGATAATTGTTGTGCTCATTTAAAAGATATCCTCTTCTTAATTTATTATGTGGTTTTGAtggtattaaaatttattaaaaaacttgattatttattttttgaaatctaATATTGTCttttccaaaaaaattgaaagaaactatattgttaatatatcaataaaaaaaatatcataattttattaatgaaaaataattatttatctttttatacaAAGAATAGTCATGTCATCCCAGTGCAAATTTGATCTTAATTTGTCATACAGAAATTtcatgaaaatttaaattaaactctatggatactattttattttatttttgctatttctaacatatatatttaagtaataaatatattattagtagTGAATTTTTTATAATGTCATATGTCAATTTTTTCTTGGCACCTCTTAACATACTTGCTTGcagaattttgtttttattaatataatccTCTCAATTTAGCCATAACCCTAACTAAAGTTAGATAAtgtgagtttaattaattttgttttcccAAATTCATCACTTTCTCCCTAAAAGACCTTTGGAGCTCACCGCATCTTCTTCATCCCTAAGCTGAGTGCATCCGTCGCACCATTTCCGTGTGGGCTCCGTCGGCTGAGGTTTCTTCTTCTCTCCTGGGTTTTGGCCACATGCAGAGAAAGTATGGGTATCTCTGCGATTCCATTCGATTCTACCACGAAGGTGTTGTTCTGTCATTTGCGTCTGTTCTCTCTCCCCAAGGTTCCTCTTTCTGTCTCTCTCTCGTGCATGCGGCATTTCTCCATCTCCATTTCCGTGATTTGGATAGCAGATGTCGCCACCGCGGTTCAAGAGGTATATGTGGTCTATGTTCCATTCTCCTCCTTTTGAATCGTTCTGGTTTCCTTCtccagtttcaattttttttcctgATAATTGTTACTGTTTTCTTTATGCATCGTTTAATTTTTAGTTGTTTGGTTTCTGATCTAATCATGGTGATTGTTACTTTTTTTTCTAAATCAAAGGTTCTCTCATATGTTTGTGTTTTTGGTGTTTCGGGAAAATAATTTTCTTCTTGGGGGTTTtgcttattataatttatatcatgtTCTTTATGCTATTGGACTGAAGTTTACTGTAGTGTTAGGTATACTTGACTCATGAAATTCTGTTCTTGCTTTATTGTGAATTGTCAAATCAACTATATGTGGTAGGTACTTGGTAATTTGTAACAGGTCTCTTCCCACATTGTTTTTGCTCTTTTTCCATCAGTATTTGGTTACTTGTGATATCTTCCTAAATGATGTGTGTAGGGATATCAATCTATATATGCCTATTAGTCTATCTCTATCCCATATGTGAAGCTTTCATTGTAAGCTTTAGTGTTTGTTAACATTGGGAGTTTATAACTCCAACTCCTCTGTTTATCTTCTCTTATTGGTTCTGAAATTTTCtctgtatattttcttcttttggtgTTGTTGTTCTATATATGTTGGGAATGAATAATCgtgttgatttggtggagaaaaTCACTCCCTAGAGGGAATCATGGAAAGTGCATGTTAAAGTTGTGAAGTTGTGGTACCACAAGAATCCTGCTTTGGATCCTTCTCAAAATCTGTTGCATATGGTCTTAATGGATGAGAAGGtcagttttattttatgttaGTATTTTCTTAAGTtgttgccactttttttttttttaaagtatgcTGAAGGGAATTTTCATTCTTGGTTGGAAAgtgatgtgtttttgttgttttaattttttaatgaattgtttttatgctgtttggatactaaaatttgttaataaattcaaaatattaaccattttttttttcaattgcagTTACACAAGATCCAAGCTACGATTAGAGATCAGCTTATATCAAAGTTTGCTGTGTCTCTAAATGAAGGTGATCTGTATTTGATGACCCATTTTACAGTTTTGCCAAACACTGGTTTGAACAGAGTGATCAAACATCGGTTCAGACTTTTGTTCCAATACAAGACCTCTGTTGTTTCTGTGGTCTCTCCAAGGATACCTCATTCCGGGTTGTGTTTTACATCAATAGATGAAATTGATCAAATGACAAAGGACCACAATTTCCTCATTGGTTTGTACAAGTTTCTTGCTCTACCCTTTTAGGATCATAGTATTCTGTTTTAACAAGTGTGCTTCCTGATTCAAATTTGTATATATTTCAATCTAATTATTAGACTTTGTTGGGATCATTACTGGTGTTCGAAAAGAAAGAGATGTAGCATCATATGGGAAGCTCATCAAAGCAGTTGTGCTAGAAGTTTTTACTCATGGGTAATATGTCTTTGACTTTCTCCCATATCAGTAGTTATCTTCtattcattcaatttttttttgttccaGGCTTTATgtttataacaataaatatatagttACATCCTTTTGATCTTTTGAAAGTTATTTCTCTAGGAAAAAGGTCCAATGCAATGTGTTTGGAAATGCTTGTGATCTTTTGGAATATGAAAActtacaaaaatatccaagatCTCCGCTGATTGTCCTCGagtcttttaaaatcaaaccaattgAAGGTTAGTTTCAGGCATATTCAGGGAATTTTTACTCTAATATTTACTTTTCTGATatctgatcttttaattttaatatggttTGAGGCTAATAGAGTAGGATTCTTGCATGCAGGTGGAGTAATTCTACAGAATGTGATCAATGTCTCTAGGTTATTCATTAATCCAGACATTCCTAAGTCTGTTGAGTTCCTAAGCAGGTTAGTTTTGGTAAGAGTATTGTAGAGCTACAAGCTGCTTTGATTATTTTGTTGGTATTCATGTATATGTTTTGTGTTATGAAGATTAGTTATTGTGTCTTTTATGTAGATTTAGTGTAGCCAGTTATGGATTCTCAAGACTTGTGACCAATGACCTTGGATACTTAATTTCTAAAGTTGATGGTGATTATTTCAATCCCAAAGAGATCAGTAATATTCAAGATCTTGATGTAGATAACGGGGTACTATTTTAGATTGGCAAACTCTCCATTTAATACTTAAACTTCAATTTCTTAAACATGTGTGTTGGGTTTATAtcattgtttttataattttacaggATGCTCATTACTTTGTAATTGGGACAATTAAGGAAGTTATGGATGAACCAGATTGGTGGTACTACTCATGTGTATGTGGTCATGCTGTTGTTGACCATGAGGATCTCTACCTTTGTGATGCTTGTGGTTCATGTGTTGAGCATGTTATGCTCAAGTAAGGTTCATATGTAACTCTACTATGTAATAGATTAATTCTCAATCTtttggatttttggttggttcTCTGTTATGCTTCACTTTATGTGTTGTTAAGCAGGTTTAATTTCTTGGTTTTAGTTATCATTCTTGGTTGTTAATTGTGTTAGGTATAGGATTCAGGTAAAGATTCACCATGCTGGGTGTGATGTTTTGTTTGTTCTGCTTGATAATGCGGCAACAAAACTATTTGGAAAAACCTGTTCTGAAGCATTTCTCAGGATAGACGAAGAATTCCCTGTTGATCCTAGTGTGCTTGCAGTACGAATTCTTTCATATTGAACctcatttaatatttattatattttttttgttcaagtTTATTGATTCTTTTATATTAAACTCCCAAGGTCTGTCGGTCATATTCTCCACAAATGTTTGGTGATGTTGTTGGAGAGGATAAAGTTTTCAAGGTTG is a window from the Arachis hypogaea cultivar Tifrunner chromosome 17, arahy.Tifrunner.gnm2.J5K5, whole genome shotgun sequence genome containing:
- the LOC112763595 gene encoding uncharacterized protein, with amino-acid sequence MDDIDQSEIYDPSINSFSQVGSVIDHPLFLQSEIQGCLDVGDPNYECSICGACFWLLERVERDSTVNRPIFTVCCSKGKIQLPYLQKSSDLLYDLINGHDSKSLYFQKNIRSYNSMFAFTSLGSKVLDSVNDERGPPQFIISGQNYHRIGSLLPDAGEKPKFAQLYVYDTQHEIMHRQQIFGQTSEIDKELITKLLQMIDIHNVIAQSFRRVKEFYECHPSEIFSLKLYSQRNVDRRMYSAPSCDEVAALIVGDFDSSDHGRDIIVRSTGGWLQRIYETHALYWPLQYPLLFPYGEDGYQLNIGYRGQQLGYVPGRRTRVSLREFICLRLQIREHEDGIIHKCRRLFQQFVVDCFTMIESQRLYEIRMKQSTIRGEVLQGIEEAMRRGDDEASSIGTRIILPSSFTGGRRYMFNRCQNAMRFTERERIPIADRPDISCRVFHAKLKCLLSDLKEGVFFGPFNAGMYTIEFQKRGLPYAHMLLWLNGESNLQSVEIVDEFICAELPNPQKFPSLYNVVTKYMIHGPCGPLRPSSPCMKDGKCSKFYPKRFVDQTSFDEDGYPIYRRRNMGVTVKINDVDIDNRFVVPYNPLLLMKYQAHINLEFCNKSNVIKYLFKYVNKGPDRVTATVGERYDVGESSQVVDEIKQYYDCRYLSPSESMWRIFAYDIYQRWPSVQRLTFHLPNQQHVVFDDADITTHVYLRNKDLLTMFTGWMMANRRFSEGRSLTYIEYPGKFVYCLRSREWKPRQRGFSIGRLSFAHPSSGELFYMRMLLNVQRGCTSFRRIRTVNGVTYDTFQEACSAMGFLIDDKEYVSAIKEVAELASAAQLRRLFVMLLLSGSMGRPLLVWEQTWTYLSDDILYRRRHELQYPDLTMSQDELQTFCLLEIERLLQSNGKSLRNYAGMPVPNNSLVSQFSNLMLLRELFGGTGKTFLYRVLSARLRSEKKIVINVASSGIASLLLPGGKTAHSMFNIPVDLTEDTVCQIKKDSPKAEVFRLADFIFWDEAPMTNKLAFEALDRTLRDIMVSNSDRNKDLPFGGKVVVLGGDFRQVLPVIPKGSRAEIVMASINSSIIWKYCEVLQLTKNMRLAIGSEQSTAQELRSFSDWILQIGEGRCGTVVNDKLFVDIPSNLIIPVLENPVEDINFCDPSFFQDRAILAPTVDNVEEINNYIVDLLPGEEKNYLSADSICGSDAYSDVDVDWITVEFLNQIRCSGLPNHLLKLKIGVPIILLRNIDPAGGLCNGTRLVMRDLGTNVIGADIVSGSNVGDKVFITRMNMIPSDTVIPFKFQRRQFPVSLLFAMTINKSQGQTLSTVGLFLRCPVFSHGQLYVALSRVRNRNGLKILLCDEGLVDAARTENVVFKKVFDKI